A single genomic interval of Granulicella tundricola MP5ACTX9 harbors:
- the lexA gene encoding transcriptional repressor LexA, with protein sequence MAITRRQKEVIDFLSGFTTKNGYSPSYEEIASGLGLNSLATVHKHITNLQNKGLLQRAHNRSRSIDVLPARTSKKGFERLPLLGRIAAGQPVEAIETAESISLGDIIGNREVFALEVRGDSMRDEHIVSGDYVLVERTRTAREGEIVVALIDGADATLKRFYREGAMIRLQPSNKEMAPIYAPAANVSIQGKVLGIIRKYA encoded by the coding sequence ATGGCAATCACACGGCGGCAAAAGGAAGTAATCGACTTTCTCTCCGGCTTCACCACGAAGAACGGCTACTCCCCCTCCTACGAGGAGATCGCCTCCGGTCTTGGCCTCAACTCGCTCGCAACCGTCCACAAACACATCACCAACCTGCAGAACAAAGGCCTGCTCCAGCGCGCCCACAATCGTAGCCGGTCCATCGACGTGCTCCCCGCGCGCACCAGTAAAAAGGGCTTTGAGCGCCTGCCGCTGCTCGGCCGCATCGCCGCAGGCCAGCCTGTCGAAGCCATCGAGACCGCCGAATCCATCTCCCTCGGCGACATCATCGGCAACCGTGAGGTCTTCGCGCTCGAAGTTCGCGGAGACTCCATGCGCGACGAGCACATCGTCTCCGGAGATTACGTTCTCGTAGAGCGCACCCGCACCGCACGCGAAGGCGAGATCGTCGTCGCCCTCATCGACGGAGCCGACGCCACCCTCAAGCGTTTCTATCGCGAAGGCGCCATGATCCGCCTCCAACCCTCCAACAAGGAGATGGCCCCCATCTACGCCCCCGCCGCCAACGTCAGCATCCAGGGCAAGGTCCTGGGCATCATCCGCAAATACGCTTGA
- a CDS encoding response regulator transcription factor, which yields MRVLIVEDDAALGIFLQKGLKLEGHDVQLVGDGQAGLDHAMEHAPDLMVLDLSLPKKDGIQVLEEMHGHFGGTSVLVLTGRNQVSDRVKCLNLGADDCLLKPFSFSELNARCRALLRRRQHSADQTLRYAGVELNRIDRRVTRDGLSIELTGKEFALLEFLMQARGRTCSRSELLREVWQMSPDAGTNVVDVYVNYLRKKLGSTRSGIGADRVIETVRGEGYMMSMGTERRPPGAAVPDGLQGSLRGPGAGVFGLGLGARASA from the coding sequence ATGCGGGTACTGATCGTAGAGGACGATGCAGCTTTGGGAATCTTTCTGCAAAAGGGCCTGAAGCTGGAAGGACATGATGTGCAACTGGTTGGCGACGGCCAGGCGGGTCTGGACCATGCGATGGAGCATGCTCCAGACCTGATGGTGCTGGACCTGAGCCTGCCGAAGAAGGACGGAATCCAGGTGCTCGAAGAGATGCATGGGCACTTCGGGGGGACGTCTGTGTTGGTGCTGACGGGGCGGAACCAGGTCTCTGACCGGGTAAAGTGCCTGAACCTTGGCGCGGACGATTGCCTGCTGAAGCCGTTCAGCTTCAGTGAGCTGAATGCGCGGTGCAGGGCGCTGCTGCGGCGGCGACAGCACTCTGCCGATCAGACGCTACGCTATGCGGGCGTGGAACTGAACCGGATCGATCGGCGGGTGACGCGGGACGGGCTGTCCATTGAGCTGACGGGCAAGGAGTTTGCCCTGCTGGAGTTCCTGATGCAGGCACGGGGACGAACGTGCAGCCGCAGTGAATTGCTGCGGGAGGTGTGGCAGATGTCGCCGGATGCGGGGACGAACGTAGTGGATGTCTATGTGAACTACCTGCGCAAGAAGCTTGGGTCAACGCGGTCCGGCATTGGTGCTGACCGGGTGATCGAGACGGTGCGTGGTGAGGGCTACATGATGTCCATGGGCACGGAGCGCAGGCCGCCGGGCGCGGCGGTGCCGGACGGGCTGCAGGGTTCGCTGCGCGGTCCCGGGGCCGGTGTCTTCGGCCTGGGACTAGGCGCGCGTGCCAGCGCCTGA
- a CDS encoding peptidoglycan-binding domain-containing protein → MKLVSSSILSSIVLLASVAPAFAAAAPHIRRGPTSQRAFKSRAVSKPVTRSSSVSGISGERATQIQSALIKQGYLTGTPTGTWDKESQAAMEKMQSDNGWQTKLVPDSRAIIKLGLGPNSTASAEPESMEAHPTALTENTFAANQ, encoded by the coding sequence ATGAAGCTTGTTTCCTCCAGCATCCTTAGTTCGATCGTTCTCCTCGCAAGCGTGGCTCCGGCGTTTGCAGCGGCAGCACCCCATATTCGTCGCGGTCCAACCTCACAGCGTGCATTCAAGAGCCGTGCGGTTTCGAAGCCCGTGACGCGGTCTTCTTCCGTGAGCGGCATCAGCGGGGAGCGCGCGACGCAGATCCAGTCTGCACTGATCAAGCAGGGTTACCTGACCGGCACACCCACCGGCACCTGGGATAAGGAAAGCCAGGCTGCGATGGAGAAGATGCAGTCGGATAATGGTTGGCAGACGAAGCTGGTACCTGACTCGCGCGCGATCATCAAGCTGGGCCTGGGACCGAACTCGACCGCGTCCGCTGAGCCTGAGTCAATGGAAGCTCATCCGACGGCTTTGACAGAGAACACCTTCGCAGCGAATCAGTAG
- the lspA gene encoding signal peptidase II — translation MPITLLPSVPRRRDMRPYLLLLAVVVIVLDRWSKIWIGTHIPSGHYITVIPNVFRLSHVFNTGAAFSLFAELSPAIVRNTLIGFSVIAVLVVLGMIWRVGRVYSLTGIALALILGGAIGNLYDRIKLKYVVDFLEVKIVHYHWPDFNVADSCIVIGACLLLLEIFRNQPVGSDE, via the coding sequence ATGCCGATTACTTTGCTTCCTTCCGTGCCTCGCCGCCGCGATATGCGGCCTTACCTGCTGCTGCTGGCGGTGGTCGTGATCGTGCTGGATCGTTGGTCGAAGATCTGGATCGGAACTCATATTCCGAGTGGCCACTACATTACGGTCATCCCGAACGTCTTCCGGCTCTCGCATGTGTTCAATACGGGCGCGGCGTTCTCGTTATTTGCGGAGCTCTCTCCCGCGATCGTGCGGAACACGCTGATCGGTTTCTCCGTCATCGCTGTACTGGTGGTGCTGGGGATGATCTGGCGGGTTGGGCGGGTGTACTCGCTGACCGGGATTGCGCTGGCGCTGATTCTGGGCGGTGCGATCGGGAACCTGTACGACCGGATCAAGCTGAAGTACGTGGTGGACTTTCTGGAGGTGAAGATCGTTCACTACCACTGGCCGGACTTCAATGTGGCCGATTCCTGCATCGTGATTGGGGCTTGCCTGTTGCTGCTGGAGATCTTTCGGAATCAGCCGGTGGGTTCGGACGAGTAA
- a CDS encoding peroxiredoxin family protein, translating to MHKPILLAAFALMTVFPATAKPADELIPAALRVSAPDFTLTDVQGKQLTLSSYKGQVILLDFWATTCGGCKVELPWYVDFDKKYRPKGLAVIGLDMYGETPELIKPFMAKWNMNYPVAVGTDALGERFHLREMPLTLLIDRNGKIAVSHAGIVDRAAFEEAIKQLLQ from the coding sequence ATGCATAAGCCCATACTTCTGGCTGCTTTCGCGCTGATGACTGTCTTCCCTGCTACGGCAAAACCTGCGGATGAGCTGATCCCCGCCGCCCTGCGTGTTTCGGCCCCTGATTTTACCCTCACTGACGTTCAGGGCAAACAGCTGACCCTCTCAAGCTACAAAGGTCAGGTCATTCTGTTGGATTTCTGGGCCACGACCTGCGGCGGGTGCAAGGTAGAGCTCCCCTGGTATGTTGATTTCGATAAGAAATATCGTCCCAAGGGTCTCGCCGTAATTGGTCTGGATATGTATGGCGAGACGCCGGAATTGATCAAGCCTTTCATGGCGAAGTGGAATATGAACTACCCCGTCGCCGTGGGCACGGACGCTCTTGGGGAGCGTTTCCACCTCCGGGAAATGCCTCTGACCCTGCTGATTGATCGAAACGGTAAGATAGCCGTCTCGCACGCCGGCATCGTGGATAGAGCGGCTTTCGAAGAAGCCATCAAACAGCTCTTGCAGTAG
- a CDS encoding DUF4097 family beta strand repeat-containing protein — translation MLIRALALSSALLITVSAHADGNFDRTVTVNGQSDLYVSSNSGHIHIYPGSDSEIHIKAHLKAGGWNHSEGGDVEDRIRRIVDNPPIQQSGNTIRVGNVSPEDRKLFNNISIDYEISAPKSVALNLHSGSGDVDVDNLGRFLKADTGSGSVRAHGIGGPSDLHTGSGDIELQQQAPGEVKTSTGSGSIRINGLNGSLQAHTGSGDIEANGSLTGPATLQSGSGSIRLHIGRDAHFDAEASTGSGSIRISQPGAPQGSDERHHVSASINGGGPSLTARTGSGDIEIN, via the coding sequence ATGCTCATTCGCGCTCTCGCTCTCTCCTCCGCCCTCCTCATCACGGTCTCCGCCCACGCGGACGGCAACTTTGACCGCACCGTTACTGTGAACGGTCAGTCTGACCTTTACGTCTCCTCCAACTCCGGCCACATCCACATCTATCCCGGCTCGGACTCGGAGATCCACATCAAGGCGCACCTCAAGGCCGGCGGCTGGAACCACAGTGAGGGCGGCGACGTCGAAGACCGCATCCGCCGCATCGTGGACAATCCTCCCATCCAGCAGTCCGGCAACACCATCCGCGTTGGTAACGTCAGCCCGGAAGACCGCAAGCTCTTCAACAACATCAGCATCGACTACGAGATCTCCGCACCCAAGTCCGTCGCGCTCAACCTCCACTCCGGTTCCGGTGACGTAGATGTGGATAACCTCGGCCGCTTCCTCAAGGCCGATACCGGCTCCGGCTCCGTCCGCGCCCACGGCATCGGCGGCCCGTCTGACCTCCACACCGGCTCCGGCGATATCGAACTCCAGCAGCAGGCCCCCGGCGAGGTCAAGACCAGCACCGGCTCCGGCTCCATTCGCATCAACGGCCTCAACGGCAGCCTCCAGGCGCATACAGGCTCCGGCGATATCGAAGCCAATGGCTCCCTCACCGGCCCTGCCACGCTCCAGTCCGGCTCCGGCTCCATCCGCCTCCATATTGGGCGCGACGCACACTTTGATGCCGAGGCCTCCACCGGCTCCGGCAGCATCCGTATCTCCCAGCCCGGCGCACCCCAGGGCTCAGATGAACGCCACCACGTCTCCGCCTCCATCAACGGCGGCGGCCCCAGCCTTACCGCACGCACCGGCTCAGGCGATATCGAGATCAACTAG
- a CDS encoding sigma 54-interacting transcriptional regulator: MGSLISQVAGSSPQGGVRARTVVLASADVDLRGRLRRSLSALRWTVLEAGGGAEAMELTDTGKPEALLIDEWLPDLEAGELMTQLRMIYPLMDVLRMDGAPTGGAATGRSPRRHELLHAIREAHEASPAPVSLPVQAPSSPEPLAAVSVASEMVYPELTEAEVKTLPLPAAAPMAAEAPAAASVRAAGIADMVGESAAMRELARMIRLVAPRSATVLIEGETGTGKEVVAKAVHRLSARAGKPFGVLNCAAIPESLLEAELFGHTRGAFTGAVQSRTGRIEAANGGTLFLDEIGEMPLALQAKMLRFLEYGELQRVGDNETMRVDVRVIAATHQPLEQRAEEKAFRLDLYYWLRLWLESATLGGPGRLPATTADMEDHLYVIGQ; the protein is encoded by the coding sequence ATGGGAAGTTTGATATCGCAGGTAGCGGGCAGCAGTCCGCAGGGTGGGGTTCGGGCACGGACAGTGGTTTTGGCCAGTGCGGATGTGGATTTGAGGGGAAGGCTGCGGCGGTCTCTGAGCGCATTGCGCTGGACCGTGCTGGAGGCGGGCGGCGGCGCGGAGGCGATGGAGCTCACCGATACGGGCAAGCCTGAGGCGTTGCTGATTGACGAGTGGCTGCCGGACCTGGAGGCAGGGGAGCTGATGACTCAGCTCAGGATGATCTATCCGTTGATGGACGTGCTGCGGATGGATGGGGCACCGACTGGGGGTGCGGCAACCGGGCGAAGTCCGCGCCGGCACGAGCTGCTGCATGCGATCCGGGAGGCGCATGAAGCATCTCCGGCTCCGGTGAGCTTGCCAGTGCAGGCACCTTCCTCCCCTGAGCCGCTTGCAGCGGTTTCGGTGGCTTCTGAGATGGTGTATCCGGAGCTGACGGAGGCGGAGGTAAAGACGCTGCCTCTGCCGGCGGCGGCACCAATGGCAGCAGAGGCTCCTGCGGCTGCGTCGGTCAGGGCGGCGGGCATTGCCGATATGGTGGGCGAGTCGGCAGCGATGCGGGAGCTGGCGAGGATGATCCGGCTGGTTGCGCCACGGTCTGCGACGGTGCTGATCGAAGGCGAGACGGGGACGGGTAAGGAGGTCGTGGCGAAGGCAGTTCACCGGCTAAGCGCGCGAGCGGGAAAGCCGTTTGGAGTGCTGAACTGCGCGGCGATTCCAGAGTCGCTGCTGGAGGCGGAGCTGTTTGGGCACACGCGCGGTGCGTTTACAGGTGCGGTGCAATCAAGGACGGGACGCATTGAGGCGGCGAACGGCGGCACGCTGTTCCTGGATGAGATCGGTGAGATGCCGCTGGCGCTACAGGCCAAGATGCTGCGTTTCCTGGAGTATGGAGAGCTGCAACGGGTCGGTGACAACGAAACAATGCGCGTGGATGTACGGGTGATTGCAGCGACGCATCAGCCCCTGGAGCAGAGAGCTGAGGAGAAGGCATTCCGGCTCGACCTGTACTATTGGCTTCGTCTCTGGCTGGAAAGCGCCACCCTCGGCGGCCCTGGCCGTCTGCCCGCCACCACCGCTGACATGGAAGACCACCTCTACGTCATCGGCCAGTAA
- a CDS encoding glycoside hydrolase family 5 protein: MRGLCVFLLGLMAAVAGGQRGSSLAFQRAEHLRRGINLSMWYAQSGDYSAGRLESFTTPDDFKLIKGLGFDHVRVSIDPDPLIAMPMSGALRPEAMARLDKTVAQLEAAGLNVVLDVHAGQDFVGKLANGEDGAANFFSFWSEFAKHFAGTDPEKVFFEVLNEPTMTDLYRWEGIQARAVARIRSVAPQHTILATASNYSGIDTLLALEPVRDENVIYTFHDYEPFWFTHQGANWGAQGWIFLRGVPYPATPQTIGKVLGQEQDERVRLWVQRFGYDHWDATRVGMEIAAAADWAQKRGVPLYCGEFGVYRTYADAKSRDTWISDMRTALESKHICWAMWDYQGDFGIVTKGSGGTMVDLGVVGALGLKGR; the protein is encoded by the coding sequence GTGCGCGGGCTTTGCGTTTTTCTGCTGGGGTTGATGGCGGCGGTTGCGGGGGGGCAGCGGGGGAGCAGCCTGGCGTTTCAGCGTGCGGAACATCTGCGGCGCGGGATCAACCTGAGCATGTGGTACGCGCAGTCGGGGGACTACTCGGCTGGGCGGCTGGAGTCGTTTACGACTCCGGATGACTTCAAGCTGATCAAAGGACTGGGATTCGATCATGTGCGGGTGAGTATCGATCCTGACCCGCTGATTGCTATGCCGATGAGTGGGGCGCTCAGGCCGGAGGCGATGGCTCGTCTGGATAAGACGGTGGCGCAGCTTGAGGCTGCGGGGCTGAATGTGGTGCTGGACGTTCATGCCGGGCAGGACTTTGTTGGGAAGCTGGCGAATGGGGAGGATGGTGCGGCGAATTTTTTCTCGTTCTGGAGTGAGTTTGCGAAGCACTTTGCCGGGACCGATCCGGAGAAGGTCTTCTTTGAGGTGCTGAATGAGCCTACGATGACGGACCTTTATCGGTGGGAGGGGATACAGGCTCGGGCGGTGGCTCGGATACGGAGTGTGGCTCCGCAGCATACGATTTTGGCAACGGCTTCCAATTATTCGGGGATCGATACCCTGCTGGCTTTGGAGCCGGTGCGGGATGAGAACGTGATCTACACCTTCCACGACTACGAGCCGTTCTGGTTTACGCACCAGGGGGCTAACTGGGGAGCGCAGGGCTGGATATTTTTGCGTGGGGTGCCGTATCCGGCTACGCCGCAGACGATCGGCAAAGTGCTGGGGCAGGAGCAGGATGAGCGGGTGCGGCTGTGGGTGCAGCGGTTTGGCTATGACCACTGGGATGCTACGCGGGTGGGGATGGAGATTGCCGCGGCGGCGGACTGGGCGCAGAAGCGTGGGGTGCCGCTCTATTGTGGAGAGTTTGGCGTGTACAGGACTTATGCGGATGCGAAGTCTCGGGATACTTGGATCAGCGATATGAGGACGGCGCTCGAGAGCAAGCACATTTGCTGGGCTATGTGGGACTACCAGGGGGACTTTGGGATTGTGACGAAGGGGAGTGGCGGGACGATGGTGGATCTGGGGGTTGTGGGGGCGCTGGGGTTGAAGGGGCGGTAG
- a CDS encoding HAD hydrolase-like protein: MLLITPQLLVFDLDGTLIDSRTDLCNSVNATLEHFGQPALPENVVASYIGDGVQMLVRRALGHAHMIAAGATEDAAPSPHDDALINEATRWFISYYHDHKLDFTYVYPGVIESLEQIRSQRPDLPMAVLTNKPVHPSRDICRHFGMDRFFFKVYGGNSFANKKPDPAGLHILMGEASLLIGDAITPGQTVMIGDSHVDVETARNAGTHALGCTFGLSPQTLALAKPDVSVDSAFDWPSALNL; encoded by the coding sequence ATGCTGCTCATCACCCCGCAACTGCTCGTCTTCGATCTCGACGGAACCCTGATCGACTCCCGCACCGACCTCTGCAACTCCGTCAACGCCACTCTTGAGCACTTCGGCCAGCCGGCACTACCGGAGAATGTAGTTGCCAGCTACATCGGCGATGGCGTCCAGATGCTCGTCCGCCGCGCCCTTGGCCACGCCCATATGATTGCCGCGGGGGCAACGGAAGATGCCGCTCCGAGCCCGCACGACGACGCCCTCATCAACGAGGCCACCCGCTGGTTCATCTCCTATTACCACGACCACAAGCTGGACTTCACCTACGTCTACCCCGGTGTCATCGAGTCGCTTGAGCAGATCCGCTCCCAGCGCCCGGATCTTCCCATGGCTGTCCTCACCAACAAACCCGTCCACCCCTCCCGCGACATCTGCAGGCACTTCGGCATGGATCGCTTTTTCTTTAAGGTCTACGGCGGCAACTCCTTCGCCAACAAGAAGCCCGACCCCGCCGGCCTCCACATCCTGATGGGGGAAGCCTCGCTCCTCATTGGAGACGCCATCACCCCCGGACAGACCGTCATGATCGGCGATTCGCACGTAGACGTAGAGACTGCCCGCAACGCAGGCACCCATGCCCTAGGCTGCACCTTCGGCCTATCCCCCCAGACCCTGGCCCTAGCCAAACCAGACGTATCCGTAGACAGCGCCTTCGACTGGCCCTCCGCCCTCAACCTCTAG
- a CDS encoding efflux RND transporter periplasmic adaptor subunit codes for MAPKKKSRKVLYFSISAVVLVGVLGLTAVAHGHSGAIDPAQLVRVERTDIAKSVVATGKVHPITQVEVKSKASGIVTQLSTDINDTVRRGQVLAQLDQQEILDQVAAQKATLAAAESNAHAAESAIVLDRVNAEAPDLPMIKHTYDRARQMNSDGVVSAQALDDAQQRYLAANNTRDKALSQITIDTAKLRQAQAQVAQAEAALKQLQEQLSYTTITSPMDGVVLSRDVEKGDAVSSILVLGSTATLVMTVGDIHQVYVQGKVDEADIGKVYMDQPARIKVESFKDKTFLGKVTRIAPLGVEKDNVTTFEVRVSIDNPGGELKSNMTANAEILLDEHKNVLAVPEQAVKFDKDRKATVEIPDKTQKTGRKFVPVVAGLSNGSKVEIVSGLKQNDQVILQQ; via the coding sequence ATGGCCCCCAAAAAGAAATCCCGCAAAGTCCTCTACTTCAGCATCTCGGCCGTCGTTCTCGTCGGTGTCCTCGGCCTCACCGCCGTAGCCCACGGCCACTCCGGCGCCATCGATCCCGCGCAGCTCGTCCGGGTGGAACGCACCGACATCGCCAAGTCCGTCGTCGCCACCGGCAAGGTCCACCCCATCACCCAGGTCGAGGTCAAATCCAAGGCCTCCGGCATCGTCACCCAGCTCTCCACGGACATCAACGACACCGTCCGCCGCGGCCAGGTCCTCGCCCAGCTGGACCAGCAGGAGATTCTCGACCAGGTCGCCGCCCAGAAGGCCACCCTCGCCGCCGCAGAGTCCAACGCCCACGCCGCCGAGTCCGCCATCGTCCTCGACCGCGTCAACGCCGAGGCCCCCGACCTCCCCATGATCAAGCACACCTACGACCGCGCCCGCCAGATGAACTCGGACGGCGTAGTCTCGGCCCAGGCGCTTGACGACGCGCAGCAGCGCTACCTCGCCGCCAACAATACGCGCGACAAGGCCTTATCGCAGATCACCATCGACACCGCCAAGCTCCGCCAGGCGCAGGCGCAGGTCGCGCAGGCAGAGGCCGCCCTCAAACAGCTCCAAGAGCAGCTCAGCTACACCACCATCACCTCACCTATGGACGGAGTCGTCCTCTCCCGCGACGTGGAAAAGGGTGACGCCGTCAGCTCCATCCTCGTCCTCGGCTCCACCGCCACCCTCGTCATGACCGTCGGCGATATCCACCAGGTCTACGTCCAGGGCAAGGTAGACGAGGCCGACATCGGCAAGGTCTACATGGACCAGCCAGCCCGCATCAAGGTTGAATCCTTCAAGGACAAAACCTTCCTCGGCAAGGTCACCCGGATCGCTCCGCTCGGCGTCGAAAAGGATAATGTCACCACCTTTGAGGTCCGCGTCTCCATCGATAACCCCGGCGGCGAGCTCAAATCCAACATGACTGCCAACGCCGAGATCCTTCTTGACGAACACAAAAACGTCCTCGCCGTCCCCGAGCAGGCCGTCAAGTTCGACAAGGACCGCAAAGCCACCGTCGAGATCCCAGACAAGACCCAGAAGACGGGCCGCAAATTCGTCCCCGTCGTCGCCGGCCTCTCCAATGGCAGCAAGGTTGAAATCGTCTCCGGCCTGAAGCAGAACGATCAGGTCATCCTGCAACAATAG